GCGCGATGTCCTCGCTGCCGGCGGAGAGGAACACCAGGTCGGTGCCGGCGGCGAGCAGCTCGCGGGCCAGCGTCGCGGTGACCGCCGCGCCGAGCCCGCGACGGCGGGCAGCCGGCAGGGTGCCCACCCCGGCGATCTCGGCGACGTCACCGACGCGCATCGCGATGCCGCTGGCCAGCGCCCCCTCCGCCGGGGTTCCGGCCAGCACGGAGATCCGGCGGCCGTCGGCGATGCGGACCCGCTCCTCGTCCAGCGCGGCGACCTCCAACTCCATCATCGCGGCGTCGCGGTGCTCGGGGCCGAGGTCGCCGGGGGCGGTGCCGGGCGCGGCGAACGCCACGGCGGCGACGGCACGACGGGCGGCCACGTCCGCGGCGAAGTCCGGCCCGTCGGCGTCGAGCACCCGCACCGGTACGTCGCTGAGCCCCGCCGGGTTGGGCAGCTCCGCCGGGTCCAGCACCATCAGCGGCGCCTCCAGCACGGACAGGCCGGCCGAGCGGGCCACCGGCAGCAGGTCGGGCGTCGTCTCGTGCACCCACTCCAGGGCCTCGGGCAGCCCCAGCTCCCGCTGGCGTTCCCGGACGGCGCTGACGTCGGCCAGCGAGGGCGG
This genomic stretch from Micromonospora krabiensis harbors:
- a CDS encoding GNAT family N-acetyltransferase; protein product: MYKDLFDRLERFYDAVPRDAARVEEYGGLVLFVRDGGGFPFYARPRPGADEPPSLADVSAVRERQRELGLPEALEWVHETTPDLLPVARSAGLSVLEAPLMVLDPAELPNPAGLSDVPVRVLDADGPDFAADVAARRAVAAVAFAAPGTAPGDLGPEHRDAAMMELEVAALDEERVRIADGRRISVLAGTPAEGALASGIAMRVGDVAEIAGVGTLPAARRRGLGAAVTATLARELLAAGTDLVFLSAGSEDIARVYLRVGFRRIGTACIAEPALVLP